ACCCCGCCCACGGTGATGACCGGCAACAGCGTGTTGCGGAAGGCGTGCACCCAGTAGATGCGCCGCTCCGAAAGGCCCTTGGCCCGGGCGTATTTGACGTAATCCATCTGCAGCACTTCCATCATCTCCGCACGCACCAGCCGGATGAACAGGGGCAGCATGATGGAGGTGAGGGCAAAGGATGGCATGATCAGGTGCGAAATGCCGCTCCAGGTCAAAAGGCCCGTCTCCCAGGCCCCGCCGAACAGCGGCGTCAGCTCGCCGCGGCCAAAGCTGGGCAGCCAGCCCAGGGTGATGGAGAACAGCGAAATGCACATCAATGCCGTGAAGAACACCGGCACCGAGACCCCCACCGTGGAGACGCCCAGAATCATGCGCGAAAGCAGCCGCCGCGGGTGGATGGCCGAATAGATTCCGCATGGCACGGACAACACGGTGATGAGCAGGGCCGAGGAGAACACCAGTTCCAGCGTGGCCGGGGCCTTGGAGAGGATCACCTCCAGGGCCGGCTTCTGGTAAAACAGGGAGTTGCCCAGATCCCCCTGCACGGCGTTCTTGAGAAAACGGAAATATTGGATGTAGATGGGATCGTTGAGCCCCAGGCGTTCGCGCGCTTCGGCCTTGACCTCGGCCGAGACGGACATGCCGTACATCTCGCGCACGGGGTCGCCTATGGTATGACGCAGGGAAAAGCCGATGAGGCTGATGACGCCCATCACGATGCAGGCCTGCAGGATTCGTCGGATGAGAAATGCAATCATGGTGCGCCCGGCATGAAGACGGCGCCGAGGTTCGTTCGAGCCCCGGCGCCGTGGTTAATCAGGAATGATCGTTCACCTTAGTCGATGACCAGGTCGCCGAAGTAAGGGAAGTCCATGATGTTGACGATGGGCTCCAGATGCACGCCCTTCTTGGCAGCCCAGGAAAGGTTCTGCCAGTGCAGGGGCACGTAGGCGCCGTCTTCGTAGGCGATGCGTTCCACCTTGCGCAGCAGTTCGCTGCGCTTGGCCAGGTCGGTTTCCACGGCAGCCTGCATCAGCAGTTCGTCCAGCGCCTTGTTGCAGTAGTTGCCGGAGTTGTACTGGCCGTACCCGGTTTCCTTGTTGGGGCACATCAGCAGGTATTCGCTGTAGTTGGCGGAATCTTCGGTGTCCGGATGCCAGCCGATGAGCTGGATGTCGGCGATCTGGGCGTCAAAATTGTCCCAGTACTGGGCCTTGGGGTAGGTGGTCAGGGCCACCTTGATGCCGATCTTGGCCAGCATGCCCACGGTGGCTTCGCAGATCTTTTCGTCGTTGACGTAGCGGTTGTTGGTGCAGATCATCGTGGCTTCGAAGCCCTTCTCGTACCCGGCTTCCTTCATCAGGGCCTTGGCTTTTTCCAGGTCCTGGCGGGGGGTCAGGGTGGGGTCGAACCCGGCCATGCCCTCGGGGCCCTGCTGGCCGGCGGGGGTGGCGGCGCCTTTGAGCAGCTTGTCCACCATGGTCACGGAGTCGATGGCATAATCGATGGCCAGGCGCACCTTGGGATTGGCCAGCTCAGGCTTGCGCTTCTGGTTCAGCTGGAAGGTGATGATGCGCGTGCCGGGCATGGTCACCAGCTGGATGTTCTTTTCCTTTTCCAGGCGGGGGTAGTCCTGGGGGGGCACGGGCTGAATCCAATCCACGCCACCGGAGAGCAGGGCAGCCACGCGGGCGGCGTTCTCAGGAATGGGCGTGAAGATGATCTTGCTCACGTTGCCCTTGGACGCCTTGTCCCAGTAATCGGCAAAGCGATCCAGCTCCAGCACCACGCCGTGCTCGCGCTTGATCAGCTTGAAGGGGCCGGTGCCGGAGGCGTTCTTGTTGGCGAAGGAGTGATCGGTCTTGACGATGGCATCCTTGGGTTTGCCCTGGTCGTCAGTACCGGTGTAGTAGGCGCTGTCCATGGGGAAGAGGTAGGTGGCCATGGCCAGCACCAGCGCGTACGGCTTGGAGGTCTTCAGGTCCACGGTGTGGTCGTCCACCGCCACGGCGACGGTGAAGGGCTCAAAAAGACCCTTGAAGTCGTCGCTCTTCTTCAGCCGGTCCAGCGTCCAGGCCACGTCCTTGGCGGTGAAGGCGCTGCCGCTGTGGAACTTCACGCCCTTGCGCAGGTAAAAGCGCGTGGTCAGGGGATCGATGACTTCCCACTTCTCCGCCAGCCGGGGCTCGAAGCCGCCTTCCTTGGTGAAGCGCACCAGGGGGTCGAACACCATGTGGCTGTACTGAAGCATCCCGCCGGAAAGCTGCACATGCGGGTCAAGGGATTCGGGGTCCGCATCCATGGCCAGCTTCAAGGTTTTGGCGTGCGCCATGGCGGGGAGCAAAAGGCAGAAGACCAGCACGAACAACAACCGTTTCATAGAGTCTCCTTGGGTTGCGCAGAACTGCAATATATCGCGCGGGCCCCATGCCCGGCGAAAATCCCCGGACATCACGTCCGGAGGAAAAGGCGTATGACGGATTTGGTCCTGTCGCGCCCGCAGGCAAGGCACGCCGCGGGACGACAGCTCAACATGGAAGAAATTGGCCCGCTTGGCAAGAAAAATCGAAGATTGCGAAATCAGGCACAATGTTGGAAAATGTTTGAAACATCGCAGGGGCTGGCGAGATGTGTGACGATACTGCGGCGATCACGTGATTTTTTCTCGACGTTTTGCCTGGTCCTGGGCAGAGCGCATTCTGACCGTGGACGAATGGTAAGGTTTCTGATACCCAGACCATGGCCTGTTGTTTTTGATGATCCCGACGCGCACGGGAAGCCGCTCGCCGACGGTCCCCCCCGGTCTTCCTCTGCAGAGGGGTGCCGGGGCGTGGGACGCCCGAACTGCGAGAGCTTGCTGCGCACGCGAGGGCGGCTCGGATGCGATGACGCTGTGCCGGGCCGCTCTTCGTTATGCTGGTGCACAGTTAATATGCTGTCGGTATAATAAAAGTCTTTGGAAAGGGGGGTCTTCCCCCGACAGTTCTTTTCAAAGATACTGTTGCGCTTCTCAGCAGCAGCCGTGCCGCCGGCCCTGCCGGCGTGCATGCAGCATGGCCGCCAGGGTGCCCAGAGCCAGGAGCATGCCGCAGAGCATGTCCACCAGGCCGGGGCCGCCTTCGCCTTCCCCGTGCAGCCATTCCCGGGTGCTCCAGCCCATGCCCGCATACAGGGCGTCCGTGCCCAGGCCCAGGCCCAGGGCGCACAGGGCGATGCCCCCCACGTACAGCACCATCCCCCAGCGGCCCAGCAGCTGCGTCACCACCGCCAGGGACGCCAGGTTCGTTGCCGGCCCGGCCAGCAGCAGCACCAGCGCACCGCCCGGTGAAAGCCCCTTGAGCACCAGGGCCGCGGCCAGCGGCGTGGAGGCCGAGGCGCACAGGTACAGGGGTATGGACACCGCCAGCATCACCAGCATGGTGGGCAGGCCCTGGCCGAGTTGGCGGGTCAGGAAGTCGTCGGGCAGGATGGCGGTGACGAAGCCGGCCAGCAGCGATCCCACCAGAAACCACGGCCCGATGGACGGCAGAATGTCATGGACGATGTGCCCGCCGGCCTCGCGGAGTCTGCGCCCCAGGGAACGCTGCGCAGCCGGTGGCGATGGCGCGGCAGCGTCACAGCCGCACCCGCCTGTGTTGCAGCCGCCGGCCATGCGCATGGGGACAAGCGGCGTCAGGCTCTTGGTGTCGGGCGTGCGGGAGACGGCCATCCCCGTGCACAAGGCCGTGATCACTGCCGCCAGCGGCCGCAAGATGGTCATGGGCAGGTCCATGAGGGCGTAGGTGACGGCCACGGAATCCACCCCCGTTTCCGGCGTGGCCACCAGAAAGGACGCCAGGGGACCACGCCGTGCGCCCTGGCTCTTGAGGCCCGCGGCCAGGGGCAACACCCCGCAGCTGCACACCGGCAGGGGCGCGCCGATGATCGCCGCCAGGGCAATGGGTTTGAGCCCCGCGCCGCCCAGGTGCCGGGCCACGAACTGGTCGGGCAGCAGCCCCTTGGCCAGACCGGCCATGACCAACCCCAGCAGCATCCACGGCCCGGCCAGGGCCACCATGTTCCACGTGTGCGTGCACAGCTCGAAAAGGAATGTGAGTATCATGCTGCAGGCTGATAGTCCCTGAGGGGAAAGAGTGCAACGTTCGCAACATGGTTGCGCAATGGGTTACACAGTTGCATCAATCGTTACACGCAAGCGCGCTCCAGCAGGGATCGATACAACGTCACATATTGCCGGGCCATTTCACTGGCGGTGAAGTGCGATTCGAATCGGGCTCGGGCCGCCTGGCCGAACCGGGCCGCCAGGGCCTCGTCCGCAGCCAGGGTGTCCATGGCCGCGCGCAGGGCCTGCGGGTCCGAGGGGGCCACGGTCAGCCCGGTGACGTTGTGTTCGTTCACGTAGCTGGTGCCGGTGCCGATTTCCGTGGAAATCAGCGGCTTGCCGCACATGGCGCCTTCCAGCAGCGTCACGCCGAAGGCCTCGGAACGCAGGTGGGACGGGAAGACCACGCCGCGGCAGCACTGCAGCAGGGCCATCTTGTCGGCATCGTCAATGAATCCGAGAAACTGCACCCGGTCCAGCCCCAGCGCCGCGGCCTTGCGCTGCAGCGTCTCGGCATATGGCCCTGCTCCGGCGATGACCACCCGGTGCGGCGAACCGGCCGCGGCATCCAGCAGGATGTCCAACCCCTTGTAGTACCTGAGCACGCCCACGAACAGGAAGAACGGCTCCGGCAGCCGGGCCCGCCAGTGCGCCAGGCGCTCCGCCGTGGGCGTGGGGTAGGCGTCGGGGTCGATGCCGATGGGAATCACCGTCACCTTGTCCTTGTAGCGCTGCAGGATGTCCGAGGTGCGGAAATAGTTGGGCGAAGTGGCCACGATGGACGAGACCTGGCCCAGAAAGCGATGCATCAGCAGCGGCTCGTAAATTTTTTTGATGCGCTGCTGGCGGATGATGTCCGAATGGTAGGTGACCACCGAGGGTAGCCGCGGCCGGTGGAGCACATGCAGCAGGTCCTGCACGGGGTAGGGGAAGTGGTAGTGCAGGATGTCCGCCTCACGGACCAGGGCGGGGAAGGCGCGGAAAATTTCCAGGCCGATGGGCGTGGAGGCCTTGTCCAGCAGGGTCTTGGTCTGATGGACCACGCATTCGGGCCGTTCGATGGGTTGCGGCCGCGGCGTGCGCGAGAGGCAAAGCACGCGGCTGCGCACGTTCATGGCGTTGGCCGCGCCGGCCAACTGGCAGATGACCTGCTCAATGCCGCCGTGGGAGTCCGGGTAATAGACCTTATAGACGTGCAGCACGCGAAGGGGGGCGTCGGCCATGCGGATCCCTTGTGAGGGTTGCGGTTGTTCAGGGGGCAGTGCGGGAGGCCGCCCTGGTCAGCACCTCCCAGGTGGCAGCGGCGGTGCGGTCCCAGGAGAATCGGGCGGCGTGGGCCAGGCCTTCACGCCGGCAGCGGTGGCGCAGATCGTCGTCTTCGGCAAGGCGGCGCAACAGATCGCCCAGGCCGGCGGCATCATCGGGCGAATCCATGTACAGCGCGGCGGTGCCTCCGGCCTCGGGCAGGCTGGCGGCGCGGGTGGTCACCACCGGACAGCCGCAGGCCATGGCCTCCAGCACGGGCAGGCCAAAGCCCTCGTACCGGCTGGGGTAGACCAGGGCCAGGGCCGTGGCGTACAGGCCGGCCAGGTCTGCATCCGGCACGAATCCCAGGCTGCGTATGCCGCCGGAAGGATCGTCCCAGCCGCGCCAGCCCACGCCCACCACGGGCACGTCCAGCCCGGCCGCAGCAACGGCCCGGGGGATGAGGGCCGCATTTTTGCGCGGATCCCCGCTGCCGAGGAACAGAAAAAAACGCTCGGGCAGGGCGTACCGGGCCCGCACGGCAGCCACCGCGGCCGTGTCCGGCTCGTAAAACAGGGTTCGATCATGGGCCAGGGGCGTCACGGTGATGCGCGCCGGCGCAATGTCGGCCCAGGCGGTCAGCTCTCGGGCGGTGAAGGCCGAGACGCTCAGGAAATGTGTCACATCGGGCAGGCGGCTGCGAAAAAACAGCCGCGCATACAGGACGCGCTCCCGCGGGTGCCACTGGGGATGGCGCTGCAGGGAAAGATCGTGCACGGTGAACACCGTGGGCAGCCCGGCCGGGACATGGAATGGAAAAAAGGCGGTCTCGTGATACACATCCACCCGATGCCGGCGCAGCACGCGGGCAAAGGCCAGTTCCCGGCGGGCGTGCACGGCCAGCCGGGCGGCCAGGGCCGCCGGGGTGGGCAGCCTGCGCAACAGCCCGGCCCGGGCGCTCCAGGCGGCGGGCTCCGGCATGGCGGGGCTGGCGGTGCTGCCGTCGAAATACAGGAACCGCGCCTCCTGACCGTGGCGGCGCTCCAGGGCGGCGTACACCTGGCGCACGTAACGGCAGATGCCGGTGGCCACTTGCACCAATGGAATGGCATTGACGAGGATGACGGGCGGTGTCATGCGGGGGCGTTCCATGTTCGGACAGGCTGCTGGAGGAATTGTCCGCTCCTTACACGTCCAGACGCGGCACATCAACCCGCCAGATGCATTGCTGCCGGATCAGGAACCGGGTAGTGTCACGAATTATGATTCCTCGCGCACCTTCTCTCTTCTGCTGCTGCATTGTGCCGGCTCTGTGTCTGGCGGTGTTGGCGGCGGCGCTCTGCCTGCCGAGGACGTTCATCAAGGCGTCGGAACTGACGCCCGGCTTCACCCCCCCCACGGCGCTGCCTCTGGAGCGCGACACCCCAGGCCGATGGCGCCTGCCAGTCACGTTGTATCCCCTGACCGGGGGAGACAGGTTGCGGGCTGTGGAACTGTATTTTTCCACCAGCCGATACGCCCTGCGCCTGGACAATGCCGTGCTGGAGTTCGAGGGGACCTCCTGCCGGCTGGAGACCGGTCCCAGACTGCTGTGGGACAGGAGTCCCCTGCGTTTTTTGCCAACGGACAATGCCTGCGCCGGCCTGCCCCCTGGCGAGGTCCTGACGGGAACATTGCGGATGAAGCTGCTGGATCATGGGTCCGCATCGCTCCTTGTCACCCGGGACGTGCTGACGGAAAGCTTCCTGCAAACCAAAGACGGGTATGCGTCGCTGGGGTTGTGGTTATGGCAGCCCGAGCCCGCCAGGGCCACGCGGCTCCGGCTGCTGGCCGCCATGTGGGACACACCGCACGGCGGTTGGATTCTTGGCATCCTTGCGGCGGCGGCGGGTCTGTCCAGCCTTGGCCTGGCGCTGCGGGCCGGGCGTCCTGCCCTGGCCTGCGGCCTGTGCTCCCTGGCCCTGGGGATGGCCTACGCCGTGGTGACGCCGCCATTCCAGGCGCCGGATGAGCCGGATCATTTCCTGAGTTGGACCCGCCTGACGGACAACCCGGCCCTGGAGACGGACGCCCACCGCCTGGCGCAGGTGGGGCATTTTCAGCGATTGAAGCATAATCCCTTCGAGACCTTCGGCCCGT
This sequence is a window from Megalodesulfovibrio gigas DSM 1382 = ATCC 19364. Protein-coding genes within it:
- a CDS encoding glycosyltransferase → MADAPLRVLHVYKVYYPDSHGGIEQVICQLAGAANAMNVRSRVLCLSRTPRPQPIERPECVVHQTKTLLDKASTPIGLEIFRAFPALVREADILHYHFPYPVQDLLHVLHRPRLPSVVTYHSDIIRQQRIKKIYEPLLMHRFLGQVSSIVATSPNYFRTSDILQRYKDKVTVIPIGIDPDAYPTPTAERLAHWRARLPEPFFLFVGVLRYYKGLDILLDAAAGSPHRVVIAGAGPYAETLQRKAAALGLDRVQFLGFIDDADKMALLQCCRGVVFPSHLRSEAFGVTLLEGAMCGKPLISTEIGTGTSYVNEHNVTGLTVAPSDPQALRAAMDTLAADEALAARFGQAARARFESHFTASEMARQYVTLYRSLLERACV
- a CDS encoding SO_0444 family Cu/Zn efflux transporter, which produces MILTFLFELCTHTWNMVALAGPWMLLGLVMAGLAKGLLPDQFVARHLGGAGLKPIALAAIIGAPLPVCSCGVLPLAAGLKSQGARRGPLASFLVATPETGVDSVAVTYALMDLPMTILRPLAAVITALCTGMAVSRTPDTKSLTPLVPMRMAGGCNTGGCGCDAAAPSPPAAQRSLGRRLREAGGHIVHDILPSIGPWFLVGSLLAGFVTAILPDDFLTRQLGQGLPTMLVMLAVSIPLYLCASASTPLAAALVLKGLSPGGALVLLLAGPATNLASLAVVTQLLGRWGMVLYVGGIALCALGLGLGTDALYAGMGWSTREWLHGEGEGGPGLVDMLCGMLLALGTLAAMLHARRQGRRHGCC
- a CDS encoding ABC transporter permease, with the translated sequence MIAFLIRRILQACIVMGVISLIGFSLRHTIGDPVREMYGMSVSAEVKAEARERLGLNDPIYIQYFRFLKNAVQGDLGNSLFYQKPALEVILSKAPATLELVFSSALLITVLSVPCGIYSAIHPRRLLSRMILGVSTVGVSVPVFFTALMCISLFSITLGWLPSFGRGELTPLFGGAWETGLLTWSGISHLIMPSFALTSIMLPLFIRLVRAEMMEVLQMDYVKYARAKGLSERRIYWVHAFRNTLLPVITVGGVQLGILIAFTILTETVFNWKGLGGMFKEAVDRGDTSLLVAYMVVVGALFVVVNTLVDVIYGLVNPMVRVVGRK
- a CDS encoding glycosyltransferase family 4 protein, whose protein sequence is MERPRMTPPVILVNAIPLVQVATGICRYVRQVYAALERRHGQEARFLYFDGSTASPAMPEPAAWSARAGLLRRLPTPAALAARLAVHARRELAFARVLRRHRVDVYHETAFFPFHVPAGLPTVFTVHDLSLQRHPQWHPRERVLYARLFFRSRLPDVTHFLSVSAFTARELTAWADIAPARITVTPLAHDRTLFYEPDTAAVAAVRARYALPERFFLFLGSGDPRKNAALIPRAVAAAGLDVPVVGVGWRGWDDPSGGIRSLGFVPDADLAGLYATALALVYPSRYEGFGLPVLEAMACGCPVVTTRAASLPEAGGTAALYMDSPDDAAGLGDLLRRLAEDDDLRHRCRREGLAHAARFSWDRTAAATWEVLTRAASRTAP
- a CDS encoding ABC transporter substrate-binding protein; the encoded protein is MKRLLFVLVFCLLLPAMAHAKTLKLAMDADPESLDPHVQLSGGMLQYSHMVFDPLVRFTKEGGFEPRLAEKWEVIDPLTTRFYLRKGVKFHSGSAFTAKDVAWTLDRLKKSDDFKGLFEPFTVAVAVDDHTVDLKTSKPYALVLAMATYLFPMDSAYYTGTDDQGKPKDAIVKTDHSFANKNASGTGPFKLIKREHGVVLELDRFADYWDKASKGNVSKIIFTPIPENAARVAALLSGGVDWIQPVPPQDYPRLEKEKNIQLVTMPGTRIITFQLNQKRKPELANPKVRLAIDYAIDSVTMVDKLLKGAATPAGQQGPEGMAGFDPTLTPRQDLEKAKALMKEAGYEKGFEATMICTNNRYVNDEKICEATVGMLAKIGIKVALTTYPKAQYWDNFDAQIADIQLIGWHPDTEDSANYSEYLLMCPNKETGYGQYNSGNYCNKALDELLMQAAVETDLAKRSELLRKVERIAYEDGAYVPLHWQNLSWAAKKGVHLEPIVNIMDFPYFGDLVID